The following are encoded together in the Bacteroidales bacterium genome:
- a CDS encoding sigma 54-interacting transcriptional regulator, translated as MEIQAIKQRFGIIGNDPKLNRAIDIAKQVAATDLTVLITGESGTGKEVFPQIIHQLSARKHKSYIAVNCGAIPEGTIDSELFGHEKGSFTGAHESRKGYFEEVNGGTIFLDEVAELPLSTQVRLLRVLESGEFMRVGSSKVIKTDVRVIAATNVQITDAIQRGKFRQDLYYRLNSVPIQIPPLRERKEDIHLLFRKFATDFAEKYRMPALQLTEEAVTLLSNYRWDGNIRQLKNITEQISIIESERIISNATLLKYLPKATTSTLPVLYSKEEFNHDLTDRDILYKVLWDMRGDINELKRTIREMSQKGETKHLQESDPVLIKKFYHDISNEVKDYEEGVLTDDDYEQLAEDADNGKIEESLSIQDKEIDLIRKALAKHNGKRKVAARELGISERTLYRKIKEFNIN; from the coding sequence ATGGAAATTCAAGCAATTAAACAACGATTCGGGATCATTGGAAATGATCCTAAACTAAACCGGGCGATCGACATTGCCAAACAGGTTGCAGCTACTGATCTCACGGTGCTGATTACCGGCGAAAGCGGAACCGGAAAAGAAGTTTTTCCACAAATTATTCATCAGCTCAGCGCCCGAAAACACAAATCATATATTGCCGTGAACTGTGGCGCTATCCCCGAAGGTACAATTGACTCCGAGTTATTTGGACACGAGAAGGGGTCGTTCACCGGTGCTCATGAGTCGAGAAAAGGATATTTTGAAGAAGTAAACGGTGGTACCATTTTCCTGGATGAAGTAGCAGAATTACCACTTTCAACCCAGGTAAGGCTGCTCAGGGTGCTCGAATCCGGTGAGTTCATGAGGGTTGGCTCTTCCAAAGTGATTAAAACTGACGTTCGGGTGATTGCTGCAACCAATGTGCAGATTACCGATGCCATCCAACGTGGAAAATTCAGGCAGGACCTGTATTACAGACTCAATTCCGTCCCCATTCAAATACCGCCTCTCCGTGAGCGAAAAGAAGATATTCATCTCCTTTTCAGGAAATTTGCAACTGATTTTGCCGAAAAATACCGTATGCCGGCACTCCAGCTAACTGAAGAAGCAGTTACTTTACTTTCGAACTATCGATGGGACGGGAACATCAGGCAATTAAAAAATATTACCGAACAAATTTCAATCATCGAAAGCGAGCGGATTATCTCTAATGCTACCTTGTTGAAATATCTTCCCAAAGCGACAACTTCTACATTACCGGTGCTTTATTCAAAGGAAGAATTCAATCACGACCTTACAGATCGCGACATTCTTTATAAAGTGTTATGGGATATGCGCGGCGACATCAATGAACTGAAACGCACGATCAGAGAGATGTCGCAAAAAGGCGAAACGAAACATCTTCAGGAAAGCGACCCGGTTCTTATTAAGAAGTTTTACCATGACATTAGCAACGAGGTGAAAGATTATGAAGAAGGTGTGCTGACCGACGATGACTATGAGCAACTTGCCGAGGATGCTGACAATGGTAAGATTGAGGAGTCGCTATCGATACAGGATAAAGAAATTGATCTGATCAGAAAAGCGCTGGCCAAACACAACGGCAAACGAAAAGTGGCAGCCAGGGAGCTTGGTATCTCGGAGCGGACGCTGTACAGAAAAATTAAGGAATTCAATATCAACTAA
- a CDS encoding LptE family protein — MNTVFKPGFYFTLVFILLSAPACKMNYSFTGASIPPGVKTIQIENFPNNALLINPTLSQDLTDALRNKFLSQTNLSLVNQGGDLVITGEITDFNTRPTAIQANDIAALNRLTITIKVSFVNNIDKTQSFQNQSFSRFEEYPSTQDLLTVQDVLVKQINEQLVEDIFNKTVVNW; from the coding sequence ATGAACACTGTTTTTAAACCCGGATTTTATTTTACACTGGTATTTATCCTTCTTTCAGCACCTGCCTGCAAGATGAATTATTCCTTTACAGGCGCCTCCATTCCACCGGGTGTAAAAACTATCCAAATTGAAAATTTTCCGAATAATGCTTTACTTATTAACCCAACATTGAGCCAGGACCTTACCGATGCATTACGAAACAAATTCCTCTCGCAAACAAACCTTTCTTTGGTAAACCAGGGTGGAGATCTTGTAATTACCGGAGAAATTACCGACTTTAACACCCGTCCGACCGCTATCCAGGCCAATGATATTGCAGCCCTGAACAGACTGACCATTACCATTAAGGTTTCATTCGTAAATAACATTGATAAAACACAGAGTTTTCAAAACCAGTCTTTCTCGAGATTCGAAGAATACCCCAGCACACAGGACTTGCTCACTGTTCAGGATGTGCTGGTTAAACAAATCAACGAACAGCTTGTTGAGGATATATTCAACAAAACCGTTGTGAACTGGTAG
- a CDS encoding gamma carbonic anhydrase family protein: protein MALIRPLNGISPKFGINCFVAETAVIIGDVVIGDNCSIWYNAVLRGDVHYIRIGNQVNIQDGAIIHCTYKVAPVNIGNYVSIAHNAIVHGCTIQDHVLIGMGAIVMDGAVIESNSIIAAGAVVAKNTTVKSGSVFAGIPAVKIKDIDTNLSEGEIHRIAESYTKYAAWYDEK, encoded by the coding sequence ATGGCACTCATCCGACCTTTGAATGGTATTTCCCCCAAATTCGGTATTAACTGCTTTGTGGCCGAAACAGCAGTAATTATTGGCGATGTTGTGATTGGCGACAATTGCAGCATCTGGTACAATGCTGTGCTGCGTGGTGATGTTCATTACATCAGGATCGGCAACCAGGTGAACATTCAGGACGGTGCAATTATCCATTGCACTTACAAAGTTGCACCTGTCAATATCGGGAACTATGTTTCTATAGCTCATAATGCTATTGTACATGGTTGCACAATACAGGATCATGTGCTGATTGGTATGGGCGCCATTGTTATGGATGGCGCAGTTATTGAAAGCAACTCCATCATTGCCGCAGGTGCAGTGGTTGCTAAGAATACTACCGTAAAATCAGGCTCCGTTTTTGCCGGAATCCCTGCGGTTAAAATTAAAGACATTGATACGAATCTGTCTGAAGGTGAAATTCATCGTATCGCCGAAAGCTATACTAAATACGCAGCATGGTATGATGAGAAATGA
- a CDS encoding isoamylase early set domain-containing protein: protein MSIKKQILKSKPLCKVTFKVEKEQANNAVTVSVLGDFNHWDEAAGEMKANKDGSFTFTTDLPTGQDHHFRYLADGQIWLNEPDADKFLPSGYGDAENSVICL from the coding sequence ATGAGTATTAAGAAGCAAATTTTGAAATCAAAACCTTTATGTAAGGTTACGTTTAAAGTAGAAAAAGAACAGGCAAACAACGCTGTTACAGTTAGTGTACTGGGCGATTTTAACCATTGGGATGAAGCTGCCGGTGAAATGAAAGCCAACAAAGATGGATCATTCACATTTACAACTGACCTTCCCACCGGACAAGATCATCACTTCCGTTACCTGGCAGACGGTCAGATCTGGCTGAATGAGCCAGATGCTGATAAGTTTCTCCCAAGTGGCTATGGTGATGCCGAAAATTCTGTAATCTGCCTGTAA
- a CDS encoding S41 family peptidase: MSNFRYKITIYLPLLFAIVLMGGILLGIRLAPRQTNRGNIFSVDLSKYSKVSDVLGYIMRDWVDTVNLESLEDDAIIQILENLDPHSQYIPASEFNEVNEHLEGNFEGIGVQFRIEKDTAMVIIPIAGGPSEKVGIKAGDRIVIVDGDTIAGVNTNNQEVMKRLKGPKNTKVNVKIFRRGEAELLDFTITRGVIPTYSLDIAYMVDETIGYVKLNKFSATTYEEFTNALTDLKREGMNKLILDLRNNSGGYLQAAISVCDEFLADKQLIVYTEGKNRPRNYAYATRRGSFQNEEIVVLIDEGSASASEIVAGAIQDNDRGTIIGRRSFGKGLVQEQVNLMDGSAIRLTTARYYTPTGRSIQKPYENGREDYYKEFHKRFENGEVFHADSIHFDDTLKFITPGGKVVYGGGGIMPDIFIPIETGDHMAYYNRLINRGIIYDFAFEYTDANRQVLSRFTDYKSFNLKFNITESIFEQLIAFAEKKELERDHEGIMAMKEDIKILLKALIGRNILDNQGFYPIFHQRDNVFNQAVKILKEGSV; encoded by the coding sequence ATGAGCAACTTCAGATACAAAATTACCATTTATCTGCCCCTTCTTTTTGCCATTGTGCTGATGGGGGGTATTCTGCTTGGCATTCGCCTGGCGCCCAGGCAGACAAACAGAGGGAATATTTTTTCAGTTGATTTATCCAAATACAGCAAAGTGAGTGATGTCCTGGGATACATTATGCGTGATTGGGTGGATACAGTCAATCTTGAGTCCCTGGAGGATGATGCCATTATTCAGATCCTCGAAAATCTTGATCCTCATTCACAGTACATTCCTGCATCCGAATTTAATGAGGTAAATGAACATCTCGAAGGTAATTTTGAAGGAATCGGGGTTCAATTCCGAATAGAAAAAGACACTGCAATGGTAATTATTCCAATTGCCGGTGGTCCTTCAGAAAAAGTAGGAATAAAAGCCGGCGACCGGATTGTGATTGTTGATGGCGACACCATTGCCGGAGTTAACACCAACAACCAGGAAGTTATGAAAAGGCTGAAAGGCCCGAAAAACACCAAAGTCAATGTGAAAATTTTCAGGAGAGGCGAGGCAGAACTACTTGATTTTACAATTACAAGGGGCGTCATTCCTACTTACAGCCTTGATATTGCATATATGGTGGATGAAACAATTGGGTACGTAAAACTTAACAAGTTTTCGGCAACCACTTACGAAGAATTCACCAACGCCCTGACAGACTTAAAACGTGAGGGAATGAATAAACTCATCCTTGATCTTCGGAATAACTCAGGTGGATATTTACAGGCCGCAATCAGCGTCTGCGATGAGTTTTTGGCCGATAAGCAATTAATTGTTTACACCGAAGGGAAAAACAGACCCAGGAATTATGCTTATGCCACAAGGCGCGGCAGCTTCCAGAATGAAGAGATCGTCGTTCTGATTGATGAGGGATCTGCATCGGCCAGTGAAATCGTAGCAGGAGCTATACAGGACAACGACCGCGGCACCATTATAGGCAGACGCTCATTTGGAAAAGGACTGGTACAGGAACAGGTTAACCTGATGGACGGCTCGGCCATCAGGCTTACCACAGCGAGATATTACACCCCAACAGGGCGATCCATTCAGAAACCTTACGAGAACGGCAGAGAAGATTATTACAAGGAATTCCACAAGCGATTTGAAAATGGCGAAGTATTTCATGCCGACAGTATCCACTTCGATGATACACTGAAGTTTATCACACCAGGTGGAAAGGTCGTTTACGGCGGTGGAGGTATCATGCCGGATATTTTCATACCCATCGAAACCGGTGACCACATGGCCTATTACAACCGGCTAATCAATCGCGGAATCATTTATGATTTCGCTTTTGAATACACCGATGCAAATCGCCAAGTGCTTAGCAGGTTTACCGATTATAAAAGCTTTAACCTCAAGTTCAACATTACAGAAAGTATTTTTGAACAACTCATTGCTTTTGCCGAAAAAAAAGAACTTGAAAGGGATCATGAAGGTATCATGGCGATGAAAGAAGACATTAAAATCTTGTTAAAAGCGCTCATTGGGCGCAACATACTCGACAATCAGGGTTTTTATCCTATTTTTCACCAACGCGACAATGTATTCAACCAGGCGGTAAAAATACTGAAAGAAGGATCCGTTTAG
- the rsmI gene encoding 16S rRNA (cytidine(1402)-2'-O)-methyltransferase, which produces MSKLFIVPTPIGNLEDITLRALRVLAEVDFILAEDTRTTSVLLRHYNISKPVLPYHQNNEHKVFERYCQRIGQGEQAALVSDAGTPAISDPGYLIVRECLRNDITVECLPGATAFVPALVNSGLPADRFVFEGFLPHKKGRMTRLQYLSDIPYSVILYESPHRLIKTLEQMAEVFGADRQASVSRELTKIYEETFRGSITQILAHFSEKPVKGEFVIVVEGKK; this is translated from the coding sequence ATGTCGAAGCTGTTCATTGTTCCAACCCCGATCGGAAATCTTGAAGACATCACCCTGAGAGCGCTCAGGGTCTTGGCTGAAGTGGATTTTATTCTTGCCGAAGACACCCGGACGACTTCCGTTTTACTCAGGCATTACAACATCAGTAAACCTGTCCTGCCTTATCACCAAAACAACGAGCACAAGGTGTTTGAGCGTTATTGCCAGCGCATCGGGCAAGGTGAGCAAGCCGCTTTGGTGAGCGATGCCGGAACACCTGCGATTTCCGATCCCGGCTATTTAATTGTTAGAGAATGTTTGAGAAATGATATCACTGTAGAATGCCTGCCCGGTGCTACAGCGTTTGTACCTGCGCTGGTCAACTCAGGATTGCCAGCCGACCGCTTTGTATTTGAAGGATTTCTTCCTCATAAAAAAGGACGCATGACACGGCTTCAGTATCTCAGCGACATACCCTATTCAGTAATTTTGTATGAATCTCCCCACCGGCTGATTAAAACCCTCGAGCAAATGGCAGAAGTATTCGGCGCTGACCGGCAGGCATCCGTTTCACGCGAACTAACCAAAATTTATGAAGAGACTTTCCGCGGATCAATCACTCAAATCCTGGCTCATTTCAGCGAAAAACCTGTCAAAGGCGAATTCGTGATCGTTGTTGAAGGGAAAAAGTAA
- a CDS encoding NUDIX hydrolase, producing MLYTYEYPRASVTVDIVVFCKFDDILKVLLIQRGNEPFRDQWAFPGGFIEMEETLLNTAQRELEEETGLKGIDLRQFKTYGDPGRDPRGRTVTIIFYGFAEPKNSSVTGADDAKNAGWFAVDKIPILAFDHQKILDDLLDMINTAE from the coding sequence ATGCTCTACACCTATGAATACCCCCGCGCTTCGGTAACAGTTGACATTGTTGTTTTTTGCAAATTTGATGACATCTTGAAGGTCTTGCTCATTCAGCGAGGCAACGAGCCATTCCGGGATCAGTGGGCTTTTCCCGGTGGTTTTATCGAAATGGAGGAAACCCTTCTAAACACAGCCCAACGCGAACTTGAAGAAGAAACCGGACTGAAGGGGATCGACCTCCGGCAGTTTAAAACCTACGGTGATCCCGGGCGTGATCCCCGCGGAAGAACTGTTACCATCATTTTCTACGGTTTTGCTGAACCGAAAAATTCTTCGGTTACTGGTGCTGACGATGCCAAAAATGCCGGATGGTTTGCTGTGGACAAAATTCCAATCCTTGCTTTTGATCACCAAAAAATTCTGGATGATCTTCTTGATATGATTAATACCGCAGAATAG